aaatatgaaaaacagaCGACATCAAATTATCCATTTAATTTTGTAAGTAAAtgattatttatcaaaatctaataaattgACACAttaatacttaataaataaaaattaagttttttcataattgattttatttaattcttatatttttaaatattttgaaaagtatatatttaagtttgtttgacaatttttctattgaaaatattttaaaaatttatttctatctttttaaaatattgtttttatgaaTGGATTAAATATCTGTCCATAAAACaattattgataaaagaattaaattcaattttattaaataaataagtttaatgaataaaattatattaatattttttaatgtaataatttataatcttttctAAGGTAAGtatgttatttaatattagtattaaaattaaagtcaaGTTGAAGAACTGTCTAGAGATAGGATAAGTATGATTATAAGGTAAATAAATTCGTGtgaataatataattagtatcaaaattaaagcCACCTGTGACAATTACTCAGAGAGTTTGAagaaatacaattattattacataaattCAGGTGGAGGAAATCATATATAATCAATTGGGGATTATTCACTCAAACAAATCGTTTCTCATATTCGTGTCATGtttttttaaactctttttttctgTCTTATTTCTTTACCCACTATAAGAgcgttttaattaaaaaaagaaaaacttttaataCAGAGAGAGAAATAATTTAACAGATCATAAGATAAGacgtttaataataataataattaaataagtaaatataatcCTTCCACGTGCATTTACTTAATTAACGGCAGCGTGGTTCACATGATCTAAGAACAGAAACAGAACTCCAttaatattctattaaatttaaaatattaaatgtagttttagtttctatataataaatgaagaaatatcaaaaaatgacatcatatacttttataagactcttatataattaaatgatgtaccaattatttttttcttaaagtatttaagttaaatatatgaaaaaaatccttaaaaatataagtaatgaGATACGAATCTCTCTAAATtactttaacttaaaaaaatataatttcttttgaaagaatggtacatattagtaataaatttatggtctctaattaatttaattaactttcTTGAAGTTGATTAGGTGGGGTGCATTGCATGTGAGACATGCGTGCATTTATTAATtcgataatgatattttaataattttttaaaataatttttttataattttaaacaactttttgaGAATTCGATAAGTAATCATTTATGCGTTATCgaagagtttaaaaaaaaaatagttaaaaaaacatttttcttattatatatagagAAGCTTGTATTGCATGTCTTGTGAGTGAAAAACAGTGGAAATGGCTGAGTTGGAAGAAAGCAGCAGtaagagaggaggaagatggTGTCTGAAGGGAATGACGGCTCTGGTCAGTGGTGGCACTCGTGGGATCGGGTTGGTTTTCATCACCTTCTCTTCTAAAACCACTCTTCATTCTGCTTTGCTTTTCTTCTGATATTTCTTCGTCGGAAACTGTGTTATAGGCACGCCATTGTGAGTGATTTGGCCGCGTTTGGCGCCGCTGTGCACACTTGTTCCAGGACCCAAACAGAGCTCAACAAGTGCTTAGAAGAATGGCAGAGTGAAGGCTTTCAGGTTACTGGATCGGTGTGTGACGTGTCCTCGCCACACGACAGAGAGAATCTTCTTCAGAAAGTTGCATCCACCTTCAATGGAAAGCTTAACATCTATGTAAGATAAATCTCTGCATAACTCTATTAGATCTAGAtccactttattttttaattcttcttcttctgtgtaAAACTGTTTCTGCATAATCTTTTTTTAGTCATGTATTTGCAATACTTTCAAATCAATCTGGTAACACCAACTATACGAATCTTCCTTTTTTATAGCAATGAGTTTTACCAGTGAGAACCACGTTGTTTGTAGGTagaaataaagaattataataaGATGTGTGAAAATGCTCCTAATTTTAGATGACAGGCCAGAATTTCATTTCGTCAATGATAAATATGCATGAATTTGTGGTTCTAGGTAAACAACGTTGGAACAAACTTCAGAAAACCAACAATTGAGTACAGTGCTGAAGAATATTCAGAGCTGATGACAGTTAATTTAGACTCCTCATTTCATCTGTGTCAACTTGCGTACCCTCTTCTCAAAGCATCTGGAAAGGGATGCATTGTGTTCCTTTCTTCTGTTGCTGGTGTCACCAGCATGGGTACTGGATCTGTTTATGCAGCAAGCAAAGGTCAGTAAAACATTACTACCATGTACATGCTattacaaacaaagaaaaaaacagtaACATTTTTTGTTCATTGAATTTTCAGCCGCAATTAATCAGCTTACAAAAAATTTGGCCTGTGAATGGGCAAAAGACAACATAAGAAGCAACTGTGTTGTACCATGGACGACCAGAACTCCACTTATCCAACATGTAATCAGCTTAACAAAAGAATTTATCGAATGTTGGAATTATGAAAGTGTGTTGaataatttgttttacatttttgttgcAGCTGCTCCAAAATCAAGCTTTTGTGGATGATGTGATGTCACGTACCCCACTTAAGCGGATCGCAGAACCGGAAGAAGTGTCATCTTTGGTGACTTTCCTCTGCTTGCCTGCTGCATCGTATATCACTGGACAAGTTATTTGTGTTGATGGAGGAGTTACTGTTAATGGATTTCAACCCAGCATGAGAATTACTTGAACTTCTTTCACTTATTTCTGTCAAACAAATCATTCTCATTTGCTTCCCTTATTTTAGTTTGCCTTGcccaataaaattaaaattttgtttcaaaaaggCTTCGCTATTCACAATTCAATAACTTATTTCATTTCGTTTTTCCCAACTTTGTTTTTATACttgtattttgttatatattttcattttaccaTTAAAGTATTTTTGGACAACTTTAAAAGATAGAACAAGaacaactttaaaattagcattttctattttcaaaaatatactcTTTATATCGAAGAAGATATGCAAAAATGTTTATGCGATCACTGTATAGAAATTTAACTcctaaaatagttaattaagaatatatcttttactttatataagattttatatCATGATCAcataaaattaactttcaattattctatttattttatttcatctcaTTCAATTAGAGATTACAATTTGATTATTGAGTCCAATCATTTCCTAAAATATTTGAACGTTGacgaaaaaaattatttaaatactaG
The sequence above is drawn from the Vigna radiata var. radiata cultivar VC1973A chromosome 3, Vradiata_ver6, whole genome shotgun sequence genome and encodes:
- the LOC106757263 gene encoding tropinone reductase homolog At5g06060, translating into MAELEESSSKRGGRWCLKGMTALVSGGTRGIGHAIVSDLAAFGAAVHTCSRTQTELNKCLEEWQSEGFQVTGSVCDVSSPHDRENLLQKVASTFNGKLNIYVNNVGTNFRKPTIEYSAEEYSELMTVNLDSSFHLCQLAYPLLKASGKGCIVFLSSVAGVTSMGTGSVYAASKAAINQLTKNLACEWAKDNIRSNCVVPWTTRTPLIQHLLQNQAFVDDVMSRTPLKRIAEPEEVSSLVTFLCLPAASYITGQVICVDGGVTVNGFQPSMRIT